In Salmo salar chromosome ssa15, Ssal_v3.1, whole genome shotgun sequence, one genomic interval encodes:
- the LOC106571840 gene encoding ubiquitin carboxyl-terminal hydrolase 11 isoform X2 codes for MVDDQPALERKVVDLPSTVKVEVYPVEIFLCLHSNMENVVTAQFSRADHIHTIQKVMMKQFEVVEGAETRLWMKSSDTCCERLRNVHVNVLDSCLISGMTVIMEMRNADGTWPSSRPQIIRNSVEEQESYRGQPGVCGLTNLGNTCFMNSALQCLSNTPPLTEYFLRSAYLEELNFTNPLGMKGEIAEAYADVTKQMWSGRHYSVVPRLFKTKVGHFASQFLGYQQHDSQELLSFLLDGLHEDLNRVKNKEYIELRDADGRPDQEVAEEAWHNHRRRNNSVIVDTFHGLFKSTLVCPECRKVSVTFDPFCYLSVPLPFSKDRVMEVFFVSLDPVAKPVQHRLVVPKAGKVFDLCSALSEMTNVSVNQMVVADVFNHRFYKIYHADESLSCILDRDDIFVYELSSRSVEEEGDEVVLALYLRERSQYRDSSSGSSSCGTSLFGHPLLMAVPRVQCSRNALYHLFLQRLARYVRPPDPSEEGEDDEELYKIQTNGVSDDDGEDNGMRPGPFKRDDCCDGGQWDGQADGPAVTQTQPEQAQSQESGKQVQAEGTSSEVRAGCSTEDSASASCSAEASAGVPTNSQQGAGLQQQQPCETEVEEEKGECLPQTNERKGYQARCRKLLFSIQAVNSNGTTERGMGEDGSAFSFSSQPYVAIDWDPDMKKKCYNENEAEKYVKHQSMEVPHQQTTVQLQECIELFTTVEILEEENPWYCPICKKHQLATKKLDLWSLPEVLIIHLKRFSYTKYSREKLDIIVDFPLRHLDFSGCLLRKTGTNGEPPSRYDLIAVSNHYGGLRDGHYTSYARNKDNGQWYYFDDNKVTYAREEQIVTNAAYLLFYHRQDKIRQPTLLPPSDSSSSPAQPANDVNSHKHDGMERATSCVNMETD; via the exons ATGGTAGATGATCAGCCTGCCCTGGAGCGGAAG GTGGTGGATCTACCCAGCACAGTCAAGGTTGAGGTCTATCCTGTGGAAAtcttcctgtgtctccatagCAACATGGAAAATGTTGTGACCGCACAGTTCAGCCGTGCAGATCACATCC ATACGATTCAGAAGGTGATGATGAAGCAGTTTGAGGTGGTCGAGGGAGCAGAGACCCGGCTGTGGATGAAGAGCTCAGACACTTGCTGTGAGAGGCTGCGGAACGTTCACGTCAATGTCCTCGACTCCTGCCTCATCTCTGGCATG ACGGTGATCATGGAGATGAGGAATGCAGATGGTACCTGGCCCAGCTCCAGACCGCAGATCAT TAGGAACTCTGTGGAGGAGCAGGAATCATACCGAGGCCAGCCAGGAGTCTGTGGCCTCACCAACCTAGGAAACACATGTTTCATGAACTCTGCCCTGCAG TGTCTCAGTAACACCCCTCCACTGACTGAGTACTTCCTGCGGAGTGCCTATCTGGAGGAGCTCAACTTCACCAACCCTCTGGGCATGAAGGGGGAGATAGCAGAGGCCTACGCTGATGTTACCAAACAGATGTGGTCTGGGAGGCACTATTCTGTAGTTCCCCGGCTCTTCAAG ACCAAGGTTGGCCACTTTGCCTCTCAGTTTCTTGGCTACCAGCAGCATGACTCTCAGGAGCTGCTCTCCTTCCTGCTGGATGGGCTTCATGAGGATCTCAACCGGGTCAAGAACAAGGAGTACATTGAGCTGAGGGATGCCGACGGTAGGCCTGACCAG GAAGTGGCAGAGGAAGCGTGGCATAACCACCGGCGACGTAACAACTCTGTGATTGTTGACACCTTCCACGGGCTGTTCAAGTCCACCCTGGTTTGCCCCGAGTGCCGCAAAGTGTCGGTCACCTTTGACCCCTTCTGCTACCTCAGCGTGCCTCTGCCTTTTAGCAAGGACCGGGTGATGGAGGTCTTCTTTGTTTCTCTGGACCCTGTGGCCAAACCTGTTCAG CATCGCTTGGTTGTACCCAAAGCTGGAAAAGTGTTTGACCTGTGCTCCGCTCTCTCGGAAATGACCAACGTCTCCGTCAATCAA ATGGTTGTGGCTGATGTGTTCAACCACCGCTTCTATAAGATCTACCATGCTGATGAGTCTCTAAGCTGCATCCTGGACCGGGATGACATATTTGT GTATGAGCTGAGCAGTCGctctgtggaggaggagggggatgaggtgGTGCTGGCTCTGTACCTGAGGGAGCGTTCTCAGTACAGGGACTCCAGCTCAGGGAGTAGCAGCTGCGGGACGTCCCTGTTCGGACACCCACTGCTCATGGCTGTGCCTCGAGTCCAGTGCAGCCGCAACGCCCTCTATCACCTCTTCCTGCAGCGGCTAGC ACGGTATGTCCGACCACCAGATCCCTCAGAGGAGGGTGAAGATGACGAGGAACTTTACAAGATCCAGACCAATGGTGTCAGCGATG ATGATGGTGAGGATAATGGTATGAGGCCAGGACCCTTTAAGAGAGATGACTGTTGTGATGGTGGCCAATGGGATGGCCAAGCAGACGGCCCTGCTGTGACTCAAACTCAGCCAGAGCAGGCACAATCCCAGGAGTCTGGAAAACAGGTTCAGGCTGAGGGGACCAGTAGTGAAGTCAGGGCAGGGTGCAGCACAGAGGACAGTGCCTCGGCATCCTGCAGTGCTGAAGCCAGTGCTGGAGTTCCAACAAACAGCCAGCAGGGTGCAGGCcttcagcagcagcagccatGTGAGactgaggtagaggaggagaagggtgAGTGCCTCCCGCAGACCAACGAGAGGAAGGGCTACCAGGCCAGATGCAGAAAGCTGCTCTTCTCCATTCAAGCGGTCAACTCCAATGGCACTACGGAGAGAGGCATGGGAGAGGACGGCAGTGCCTTCTCTTTTAGCT CTCAACCATATGTGGCCATTGACTGGGATCCTGACATGAAGAAGAAATGCTACAACGAGAATGAGGCAGAG AAGTATGTAAAACACCAAAGCATGGAGGTCCCTCATCAGCAGACCACAGTGCAGCTGCAGGAGTGCATAGAGCTCTTCACCACTGTGGAAATCCTGGAGGAAGAAAACCCCTG GTACTGCCCAATATGTAAGAAACACCAACTGGCTACTAAGAAACTGGACCTGTGGTCACTGCCTGAGGTTCTCATCATCCACCTGAAACGCTTCTCCTACACCAAGTACTCCAGGGAGAAGTTAGATATCATCGTTGACTTTCCTCTCAG ACACCTCGACTTCTCAGGTTGTCTGCTGAGGAAGACCGGTACAAACGGAGAGCCACCCAGCCGATATGATCTGATAGCAGTTTCCAACCACTACGGCGGACTCCGAGATGGACATT ACACCAGCTATGCCCGGAACAAAGACAATGGACAATGGTATTACTTCGATGACAACAAGGTGACGTATGCAAGGGAGGAACAAATTGTG ACTAATGCTGCCTACCTCCTGTTCTACCACCGACAAGACAAGATTCGTCAGCCCACTTTACTCCCCCCCTCGGACAGCTCCTCCTCTCCCGCCCAGCCTGCAAATGATGTCAACTCCCACAAACATGATGGGATGGAGAGAGCCACTTCCTGTGTCAACATGGAAACAGACTGA
- the LOC106571840 gene encoding ubiquitin carboxyl-terminal hydrolase 11 isoform X1: MAATTSAAVTESPGLETQRKEIESLLQEHKLRAGDTWYLVERRWYEQWKEYVVTGDQNSSSFPGQIDNTELFEELDSYHLKERLVENEDFVLIPAEAWRNLLAWYGMVDDQPALERKVVDLPSTVKVEVYPVEIFLCLHSNMENVVTAQFSRADHIHTIQKVMMKQFEVVEGAETRLWMKSSDTCCERLRNVHVNVLDSCLISGMTVIMEMRNADGTWPSSRPQIIRNSVEEQESYRGQPGVCGLTNLGNTCFMNSALQCLSNTPPLTEYFLRSAYLEELNFTNPLGMKGEIAEAYADVTKQMWSGRHYSVVPRLFKTKVGHFASQFLGYQQHDSQELLSFLLDGLHEDLNRVKNKEYIELRDADGRPDQEVAEEAWHNHRRRNNSVIVDTFHGLFKSTLVCPECRKVSVTFDPFCYLSVPLPFSKDRVMEVFFVSLDPVAKPVQHRLVVPKAGKVFDLCSALSEMTNVSVNQMVVADVFNHRFYKIYHADESLSCILDRDDIFVYELSSRSVEEEGDEVVLALYLRERSQYRDSSSGSSSCGTSLFGHPLLMAVPRVQCSRNALYHLFLQRLARYVRPPDPSEEGEDDEELYKIQTNGVSDDDGEDNGMRPGPFKRDDCCDGGQWDGQADGPAVTQTQPEQAQSQESGKQVQAEGTSSEVRAGCSTEDSASASCSAEASAGVPTNSQQGAGLQQQQPCETEVEEEKGECLPQTNERKGYQARCRKLLFSIQAVNSNGTTERGMGEDGSAFSFSSQPYVAIDWDPDMKKKCYNENEAEKYVKHQSMEVPHQQTTVQLQECIELFTTVEILEEENPWYCPICKKHQLATKKLDLWSLPEVLIIHLKRFSYTKYSREKLDIIVDFPLRHLDFSGCLLRKTGTNGEPPSRYDLIAVSNHYGGLRDGHYTSYARNKDNGQWYYFDDNKVTYAREEQIVTNAAYLLFYHRQDKIRQPTLLPPSDSSSSPAQPANDVNSHKHDGMERATSCVNMETD, encoded by the exons ATGGCTGCTACTACTTCAGCCGCGGTTACAGAATCTCCTGGGCTAGAGACTCAACGCAAAGAAATCGAGTCTCTGCTTCAGGAACATAAACTCCGTGCAGGGGATACTTG GTACCTGGTGGAGAGGCGATGGTATGAGCAGTGGAAGGAGTATGTGGTGACAGGAGACCAGAACTCCTCATCTTTCCCTGGACAGATCGACAACACAGAGCTGTTTGAGG AACTGGATTCCTACCATCTGAAGGAGCGTCTGGTGGAGAATGAGGACTTTGTGTTGATCCCTGCCGAAGCTTGGCGCAATCTGCTGGCCTGGTATGGCATGGTAGATGATCAGCCTGCCCTGGAGCGGAAG GTGGTGGATCTACCCAGCACAGTCAAGGTTGAGGTCTATCCTGTGGAAAtcttcctgtgtctccatagCAACATGGAAAATGTTGTGACCGCACAGTTCAGCCGTGCAGATCACATCC ATACGATTCAGAAGGTGATGATGAAGCAGTTTGAGGTGGTCGAGGGAGCAGAGACCCGGCTGTGGATGAAGAGCTCAGACACTTGCTGTGAGAGGCTGCGGAACGTTCACGTCAATGTCCTCGACTCCTGCCTCATCTCTGGCATG ACGGTGATCATGGAGATGAGGAATGCAGATGGTACCTGGCCCAGCTCCAGACCGCAGATCAT TAGGAACTCTGTGGAGGAGCAGGAATCATACCGAGGCCAGCCAGGAGTCTGTGGCCTCACCAACCTAGGAAACACATGTTTCATGAACTCTGCCCTGCAG TGTCTCAGTAACACCCCTCCACTGACTGAGTACTTCCTGCGGAGTGCCTATCTGGAGGAGCTCAACTTCACCAACCCTCTGGGCATGAAGGGGGAGATAGCAGAGGCCTACGCTGATGTTACCAAACAGATGTGGTCTGGGAGGCACTATTCTGTAGTTCCCCGGCTCTTCAAG ACCAAGGTTGGCCACTTTGCCTCTCAGTTTCTTGGCTACCAGCAGCATGACTCTCAGGAGCTGCTCTCCTTCCTGCTGGATGGGCTTCATGAGGATCTCAACCGGGTCAAGAACAAGGAGTACATTGAGCTGAGGGATGCCGACGGTAGGCCTGACCAG GAAGTGGCAGAGGAAGCGTGGCATAACCACCGGCGACGTAACAACTCTGTGATTGTTGACACCTTCCACGGGCTGTTCAAGTCCACCCTGGTTTGCCCCGAGTGCCGCAAAGTGTCGGTCACCTTTGACCCCTTCTGCTACCTCAGCGTGCCTCTGCCTTTTAGCAAGGACCGGGTGATGGAGGTCTTCTTTGTTTCTCTGGACCCTGTGGCCAAACCTGTTCAG CATCGCTTGGTTGTACCCAAAGCTGGAAAAGTGTTTGACCTGTGCTCCGCTCTCTCGGAAATGACCAACGTCTCCGTCAATCAA ATGGTTGTGGCTGATGTGTTCAACCACCGCTTCTATAAGATCTACCATGCTGATGAGTCTCTAAGCTGCATCCTGGACCGGGATGACATATTTGT GTATGAGCTGAGCAGTCGctctgtggaggaggagggggatgaggtgGTGCTGGCTCTGTACCTGAGGGAGCGTTCTCAGTACAGGGACTCCAGCTCAGGGAGTAGCAGCTGCGGGACGTCCCTGTTCGGACACCCACTGCTCATGGCTGTGCCTCGAGTCCAGTGCAGCCGCAACGCCCTCTATCACCTCTTCCTGCAGCGGCTAGC ACGGTATGTCCGACCACCAGATCCCTCAGAGGAGGGTGAAGATGACGAGGAACTTTACAAGATCCAGACCAATGGTGTCAGCGATG ATGATGGTGAGGATAATGGTATGAGGCCAGGACCCTTTAAGAGAGATGACTGTTGTGATGGTGGCCAATGGGATGGCCAAGCAGACGGCCCTGCTGTGACTCAAACTCAGCCAGAGCAGGCACAATCCCAGGAGTCTGGAAAACAGGTTCAGGCTGAGGGGACCAGTAGTGAAGTCAGGGCAGGGTGCAGCACAGAGGACAGTGCCTCGGCATCCTGCAGTGCTGAAGCCAGTGCTGGAGTTCCAACAAACAGCCAGCAGGGTGCAGGCcttcagcagcagcagccatGTGAGactgaggtagaggaggagaagggtgAGTGCCTCCCGCAGACCAACGAGAGGAAGGGCTACCAGGCCAGATGCAGAAAGCTGCTCTTCTCCATTCAAGCGGTCAACTCCAATGGCACTACGGAGAGAGGCATGGGAGAGGACGGCAGTGCCTTCTCTTTTAGCT CTCAACCATATGTGGCCATTGACTGGGATCCTGACATGAAGAAGAAATGCTACAACGAGAATGAGGCAGAG AAGTATGTAAAACACCAAAGCATGGAGGTCCCTCATCAGCAGACCACAGTGCAGCTGCAGGAGTGCATAGAGCTCTTCACCACTGTGGAAATCCTGGAGGAAGAAAACCCCTG GTACTGCCCAATATGTAAGAAACACCAACTGGCTACTAAGAAACTGGACCTGTGGTCACTGCCTGAGGTTCTCATCATCCACCTGAAACGCTTCTCCTACACCAAGTACTCCAGGGAGAAGTTAGATATCATCGTTGACTTTCCTCTCAG ACACCTCGACTTCTCAGGTTGTCTGCTGAGGAAGACCGGTACAAACGGAGAGCCACCCAGCCGATATGATCTGATAGCAGTTTCCAACCACTACGGCGGACTCCGAGATGGACATT ACACCAGCTATGCCCGGAACAAAGACAATGGACAATGGTATTACTTCGATGACAACAAGGTGACGTATGCAAGGGAGGAACAAATTGTG ACTAATGCTGCCTACCTCCTGTTCTACCACCGACAAGACAAGATTCGTCAGCCCACTTTACTCCCCCCCTCGGACAGCTCCTCCTCTCCCGCCCAGCCTGCAAATGATGTCAACTCCCACAAACATGATGGGATGGAGAGAGCCACTTCCTGTGTCAACATGGAAACAGACTGA